GCGGCGGCGCGGCGCGCGGGGAGCCAGCTCGCGACGAACGCGACGCCGAGGAGTGTGAGGGCGGTGAGGCCGAGCACCCACGGGTCGGTCGCGCTCACGTCGTACAGCAGCCCGCGCAGCAGCCGCGTGAACGCGACCGCGCACGCCACGCCGATCGCCACGCCGACGGCGGCGAGGCGCAGGCCCCCGAGCGACACGGCGCGGCTCACGTCGGCGGGGCGGGCGCCGAGGGCCATGCGCACGCCGATCTCGCGCCGCCGCACGCTCACCCCGTACGCCACCACGCCATACAGCCCCACCGCGCCCAGCGTCAGCGCCACGCCGCTGGCCACGCCGAGCAGCACCACGAGCGCGCGCGCGGGCGCCGACGCACGACTCACCACATCGTCGAGCGTCCCCTCGTCGAAGGTCGGGAGCGCCGGGTCCAGCTCGCGCACGATGTGGCGGATGGCCCCGACCGTGGCGGCGGCGCGACCCGGCTCGGTGCGGGCGAGGAGCGCGACCAGGTACGGCGCGGTCGCGCTGTCCGCCCTCACCACGGGCAGGTACACGACGTCGTCGGCGGGCTTGTCGAGCGCCTCGTAGTGCACGTCCCCGGCCTCGCCCACCACCGTGCGCCACGCGCCGCCCGCCGTGCGGATGCGCTTGCCGACCGGGTTCTCGCCCCTCCAGTACCGCACCGCGAAGGCCCGGCTCACGATCGCCTCGCCCGCGGCCCCCGCGTCGTCCATTGTCCCAAAGGTGCGGCCGCGCAGGAGCGGGATGCGGGCGGTGGCGAAGAAGTGGCTGTCGACCGTGACGGCGCCGTGCGTGACGCCCGCGGCCGGGGCCGGCAGCGGGCGATCTTCCACCTCGATCTCCGCGGTCCAGCGGTCGGTGCCCAGCGGCACCCGGTCGGTGACCGCCGCGTCGCGCACGCCGGGCACCGCGCGCACCCTAGCCAGCGCCTCCTGCATGAAAGCCGCTCTCGACGCGCCCGTCCCGTACTTCGCCAGCGGAAGGAGCACCCGCGAGACGGCGACGTCATCCGCCACGAAGCCGGGCGTGACCGCGTTCAGCCGCATCAGGCTGCGCGTCATGAGCCCCGACGACGCCACGAGCACCAGCGCCACCGCCGTCTGCGCGACGACGAGCGCGTTGCGCGCGCGCTGGCGCCCCACGTCGCCGGCGGGCCCCCGCCCCGCTTCCCGCAGCACGGTGGCGATCTCCACGCGACGAGCACGCAGCAGCGGCAGGAGGCTCACGCACAGCGCGCACAGCACCGTGGCGCCGAGCGCAAAGGCCAGCGTGCGCCAATCCAACGCGACCTCGTGGAGGCGAGGCACCTGCCACGCGCCTCCCGCCCGCACCACGGCCCGCAGCGCTGCGGCGGCCAGCAGCGATCCGAGCGCACCGCCGAGCGCGCTGAGCAGCACCGACTCGGCCAGCGCCTGCGTCATCAGGCTGCGCGCGGGCGCACCCAGCGCGCCGCGCACGGCCAGCTCCACCTGCGCGTGCTCGGCGCGCACCAGGAAGAGCCCCGCCACGTTGGCGCACGCAACCACGAGCACGAGGAGCACGCTCGCCAGCAGCATCCAGACGAGCCCCGCCGCGCGCCCCACGATGGCGTCGCGGAGCGACTCGACCCGCGGCACCACGTGCGCCTGCGCCAGGACGGACGCGGCGGGGTCGCCGGGGAACTCGCCGGGGAGTAGCGCGAGCACGCGGGCCAGATCGGCGCGCGCCCCGGCCGAGGAGACGCCGTCGCGCAGCCGCCCCACGCCCACGAACCGGAAGCGCGCCGCCTCAGTGCCGATTGGATCGAGCGTGAGCGGGATCCAGAGGTCCACGCCGTTCGCCGGGTACG
This window of the Longimicrobium sp. genome carries:
- a CDS encoding ABC transporter permease → MLSEFWSDVRYRMRALLDRDRLERELDAELHFHIEREAERHERAGLSRQDALRRARAEFGHLDRVKEASRRARGTMALESLLHDLRVAARRLRRAPGFVAAAVLVLALGIGATTAAFSLVDAVLLKPLPYPKSDRLVRLTHTASLAGRSNVDQSDATVMLYQRHAAAFDGIAAWWADNVDANIEPSAPGETPGRARIARVTANLLDVLGVRPALGRGFRPGEDREGAARVVLLSDRLWRERYHGDHGVIGRRIMVNEVPRTIVGVMPPRFAYPANGVDLWIPLTLDPIGTEAARFRFVGVGRLRDGVSSAGARADLARVLALLPGEFPGDPAASVLAQAHVVPRVESLRDAIVGRAAGLVWMLLASVLLVLVVACANVAGLFLVRAEHAQVELAVRGALGAPARSLMTQALAESVLLSALGGALGSLLAAAALRAVVRAGGAWQVPRLHEVALDWRTLAFALGATVLCALCVSLLPLLRARRVEIATVLREAGRGPAGDVGRQRARNALVVAQTAVALVLVASSGLMTRSLMRLNAVTPGFVADDVAVSRVLLPLAKYGTGASRAAFMQEALARVRAVPGVRDAAVTDRVPLGTDRWTAEIEVEDRPLPAPAAGVTHGAVTVDSHFFATARIPLLRGRTFGTMDDAGAAGEAIVSRAFAVRYWRGENPVGKRIRTAGGAWRTVVGEAGDVHYEALDKPADDVVYLPVVRADSATAPYLVALLARTEPGRAAATVGAIRHIVRELDPALPTFDEGTLDDVVSRASAPARALVVLLGVASGVALTLGAVGLYGVVAYGVSVRRREIGVRMALGARPADVSRAVSLGGLRLAAVGVAIGVACAVAFTRLLRGLLYDVSATDPWVLGLTALTLLGVAFVASWLPARRAAAVDPAEALRSA